The genomic interval TTATATTATTATATAAAAGTCACTAGTCCCTTTTATAGTTGAAAAAGATTCAGTTAAATAGTAAGTCGAACTTCTTAACAGGAGGAAGAAGGATGAAAATTTATGTGGATGCAGATGCTTGTCCGGTGAAAGATATTATTATTTCTGAAGCAAGGAATTTAGAAATCCCGGTTATCCTTGTTACAAGCTTTTCTCATTTTTCTAATGCAGAACAGCCAACAGGAGTGGAAACCATTTATGTTGATTCTGGAGCAGATGCTGCAGATTATCGGATTGTGAAGTTGGTAGAAAAAGGGGATATTATTGTGACGCAAGATTATGGTCTTGCGTCGCTAGGTTTAGCAAAAGGAATTATCGTCCTCCACCATACAGGATTCAGTTATACAAATGAAAATATTGACCAATTATTGCAAACACGTTATTTAAGTGCAATGGCTCGAAAAAGCGGACAGCGAACAAAGGGACCAAAGCCTTTTACAGCAGAAGACCGGGAGCGATTTAGGGGTCTTTTTAAACAGGTTATTTCTATTTAAAAAATTAGGCTAAACTCAGAGATTCAGAAAGGAGCTAAATATTTTGAAGTACATAAAATCGCAAATGCAACAACTAATTAAGGAAAATAAAGAACTGCATACCCGCTTTAAAGAACTGAAGGCAGAAATGGGTCTTGAAAAAAACAATGCCCTCAAGGCCTTGTACCATTCGGAAGTTGCCGATGGAGGAAAGTACCAGGTAGCTTACCAAGCACTTGATCAGTCCAAAAAGTAAATTCTTTTCTTTTGTTTATTCTTACTAAAATTTTGTTATAAATGTTGGATGGTTATAGGTGAATTAAGTTAAAGGGGTGCTTATCTTTAAGAAGGATAAGTCCCCTTTTTGCGGAAGTTATTAAGCTAACGGGCAGTTTAGTTGAATAAGGTCTCGTGATAAAATCAGGAAAAATAGTTGGTAAAGGTGCTGTTATGAATAAAGTTTTTATTATCGATGGAGAAAATTTTAATAACTTTAAAGGATTTTGTAAGGAGTTTTCCAATATAGTTCTTTCAGGAAAATATCAATGGAATGGAAGTCTTGACGCGTTTAATGATATTTTATGGGGTGGCTTCGGAGATATAGAAGGCGAAGAAGAATATACAATTATTTGGAAAAACACTACTAAATCAAGAAAAGACTTAGGTTATAGTGAAACAATAAAACG from Peribacillus asahii carries:
- a CDS encoding YaiI/YqxD family protein, with protein sequence MKIYVDADACPVKDIIISEARNLEIPVILVTSFSHFSNAEQPTGVETIYVDSGADAADYRIVKLVEKGDIIVTQDYGLASLGLAKGIIVLHHTGFSYTNENIDQLLQTRYLSAMARKSGQRTKGPKPFTAEDRERFRGLFKQVISI
- a CDS encoding barstar family protein, giving the protein MIKSGKIVGKGAVMNKVFIIDGENFNNFKGFCKEFSNIVLSGKYQWNGSLDAFNDILWGGFGDIEGEEEYTIIWKNTTKSRKDLGYSETIKRLYKVLESCHPSNEEKVIQEISNAKMEKGPTLFDLIEEIILDNKNVTLILE